A genome region from Bradyrhizobium guangzhouense includes the following:
- a CDS encoding nodulation protein NolU: MSATMTSNEPNHLLNQHSGRPRELAAIIHPSRFAERLDASLAASTVLQLQKTPRLQERLVELLLGSELVLKGSSWGRGALLGHDPHRAALLAGGIWHARSVLKLVSKHDLAPLIGNIGAEAHAFAIRHVSSAVETQLIVDPEQLSQRIAHDGYACLGAFLKRASELDRTRVLLCLPVGTAAESPAAEHHKAAGQLMSLVMTHLAAETRPA; this comes from the coding sequence ATGTCCGCAACGATGACATCCAACGAACCAAATCATTTGCTCAACCAACATTCCGGTCGGCCGCGGGAGCTTGCTGCGATAATCCATCCAAGCCGTTTTGCTGAACGTCTTGATGCGTCGCTGGCGGCGTCTACAGTGCTGCAACTGCAGAAAACTCCCAGACTACAGGAAAGACTAGTCGAACTGCTCCTAGGCAGTGAACTGGTCTTGAAGGGAAGTAGCTGGGGAAGGGGCGCTTTGCTTGGGCATGATCCGCATCGTGCGGCATTGCTCGCTGGCGGCATTTGGCATGCCCGTTCGGTACTGAAGCTGGTGTCAAAGCATGATCTTGCTCCACTGATCGGAAATATTGGTGCGGAAGCACATGCTTTCGCTATCCGACATGTATCCAGCGCCGTCGAAACCCAATTGATTGTCGATCCGGAGCAACTTTCGCAGCGGATTGCACATGACGGATATGCCTGCCTTGGCGCTTTCCTCAAGCGAGCCTCAGAACTCGACCGTACGCGCGTGCTTCTCTGCTTGCCTGTCGGGACTGCCGCGGAGAGTCCAGCCGCCGAACATCACAAAGCCGCGGGCCAATTGATGTCTTTGGTGATGACCCATTTGGCCGCAGAGACACGGCCGGCATGA
- the sctJ gene encoding type III secretion system inner membrane ring lipoprotein SctJ produces MVLFAQRKIGRGATSGRQVHAVLLLPLVLLLAGCKADLYTKVQEREANEMLALLLSKGVDAVRVVAKDGSSTIQVEEKQLAVSIELLNGQGLPRQVFKNLGEVFKGSGLVASPVEERARYVYALSEELSRTINDIDGVLSARVHVVLPKNDLLRQDATPSSASVFIRHGSNANLSALLPQIKMLVANGIEGLSYDKVAVVFVPVERAQHEMFSAPAAASIHPTKFTSATFLAIVVGGVGAAVGILSYVLLSTRVRQLGQFWRKVPNIDTAASMPAVLAAGKKRNSDAR; encoded by the coding sequence ATGGTTCTTTTCGCGCAAAGAAAGATCGGTCGCGGCGCGACTTCTGGAAGGCAGGTGCATGCCGTTCTCCTATTGCCGCTTGTGCTGTTGCTAGCCGGCTGCAAGGCCGATCTCTATACGAAAGTTCAGGAGCGTGAAGCCAACGAGATGCTTGCCCTTCTCCTTAGTAAGGGTGTCGATGCAGTCCGTGTTGTCGCTAAGGACGGTAGCAGCACGATTCAGGTCGAAGAAAAGCAATTGGCCGTTTCGATAGAACTGCTGAATGGCCAGGGCTTGCCGCGCCAGGTGTTTAAGAATCTTGGGGAGGTGTTCAAGGGATCCGGCCTGGTTGCGTCCCCAGTTGAGGAGCGCGCTCGTTACGTTTATGCCCTAAGCGAAGAATTGTCGCGCACAATCAATGATATCGATGGGGTTCTCTCCGCCCGGGTTCATGTTGTCTTGCCGAAGAACGACCTTTTGCGACAGGATGCGACCCCGTCCTCGGCGTCGGTCTTCATTCGACATGGTTCCAATGCGAACCTCTCAGCCTTGTTGCCCCAAATCAAGATGCTCGTCGCCAATGGCATTGAAGGACTATCATACGACAAGGTGGCCGTCGTTTTCGTGCCGGTTGAGCGAGCGCAGCATGAGATGTTCTCTGCACCAGCAGCTGCTTCGATCCACCCGACCAAGTTCACGTCAGCCACCTTTCTTGCGATCGTGGTCGGGGGTGTCGGCGCCGCGGTCGGCATTCTATCTTACGTGCTGCTGAGCACACGTGTGCGCCAGCTAGGTCAATTCTGGCGGAAAGTGCCGAATATTGACACAGCGGCGAGTATGCCCGCCGTCCTAGCCGCTGGCAAAAAGCGGAACTCCGATGCGAGATAG